A portion of the Lolium rigidum isolate FL_2022 chromosome 1, APGP_CSIRO_Lrig_0.1, whole genome shotgun sequence genome contains these proteins:
- the LOC124665499 gene encoding ABC transporter G family member 28-like: MAMAMAASSVLVLVLLCAMAGAGSASLTSAFEDRFKKLTNVFEPRVRGDLGFCINDPYVTRGPPPGISPVLCRDKEWNKTFKFPDVAFIVDCLNEGDLPLRVCTAAELKFYFESLTSGKKNYVRPNKNCNLTAWIDGCEPGWACAADGELDYNDAVNFPPRTDLCRGCCPGFFCPHGLTCMIPCPLGGYCPQSTLNKTTGVCDPYNYQPPPGKPNHTCGGADRWSDVMTTDDVFCPAGYYCPSPITKLDCSSGYYCRKGSTSQTKCLSKGSCKPNSATQDITIFGAMLGGALSLVLLIIYNFSDQLLTNREKRQAKSREAAVRHARETVQARERWKSAKDVAKKHAGSLQNSLSRTFSRKKTLRTHESSKGGGGCPTEPTDADPPKETGEINQAAGFNNVEAVGEKKKTKGKHAHTQSQIFKYAYGQIEKEKALELELEQQPNNNLTFSGVISMATDEDIRTRPRIEIAFKDLTLTLKGSKKKLLRSVTGKLMPGRVAAVMGPSGAGKTTFLSAIAGKATGCAPSGMILINDRVEPIRAYKKIIGFVPQDDIVHGNLTVQENLWFNARCRLPAEMSQAEKVLVVERVIEALGLQPVRDSLVGTVEQRGISGGQRKRVNVGLEMVMEPSVLILDEPTSGLDSASSLLLLRALRREALEGVNISMVVHQPSYTLYNMFDDLILLAKGGMTVYHGPVKKVEEYFQGPGIVVPHRVNPPDYYIDILEGIVKPNTNAAVNVKDLPLRWMLHNEYEVPRDMLQSASDSGSSFREGEGGHTGPEAESKKSVVSELWGNLRDILGQKKDEYDYNKSSEDLSNRKTPGILRQYKYYLGRCGKQRLRESRIQGVDFLILGLAGICLGTLAKVSDETFGALGYTYTVIAVSLLCMIGALRSFSLEKIHYWRERASGMSSLAYFMSKDTIDHFNTIVKPIVYLSMFYFFNNPRSSIWENYVILVAVVYCVTGIGYTFAIFFQPGSAQLWSALLPVVLTLVSTEQKGTVFAKLCYTKWALEAFVVANVERYSGVWMITRCGSLMQTGYDIDNKIWCIVVLAVNGIVFRCIAFFCMVIFQKH; encoded by the exons atggccatggccatggcagcGTCATCGGTGCTGGTCCTTGTCCTCCTCTGCGCCATGGCCGGCGCGGGGTCGGCGAGCCTCACCTCGGCCTTCGAGGACCGCTTCAAGAAACTCACCAACGTATTCGAACCGCGGGTGCGCGGGGATCTCGGCTTCTGCATCAACGACCCGTACGTTA CCCGCGGGCCGCCGCCAGGGATCTCACCGGTGTTGTGCAGGGACAAGGAGTGGAACAAAACCTTCAAATTCCCCGATGTTGCCTTCATCGTCGACTGCTTGAACGAAG GAGACCTGCCGCTACGTGTATGCACCGCTGCCGAGCTCAAGTTCTACTTCGAGAGTCTCACCAGCGGAAAGAAGAACTACGTCAGGCCCAACAAGAACTGCAACCTCACCGCGTGGATCGACGGATGCGAGCCCGGCTGGGCCTGCGCCGCCGACGGAGAATTGGATTACAATGACGCCGTCAACTTCCCGCCTAGGACGGACCTTTGCAGAGGATGCTGTCCGGGATTCTTTTGCCCACACGGGCTCACATGCATGATACCTTGCCCTTTGGGAGGATACTGTCCACAATCCACCCTAAACAAAACAACGGGAGTTTGTGATCC ATACAACTACCAACCGCCTCCTGGCAAGCCGAATCACACTTGCGGTGGTGCTGACAGATGGTCAGATGTCATGACTACCGACGACGTCTTCTGTCCTGCTGGTTACTACTGTCCAAGCCCTATAACCAAGCTTGATTGTAGTAGTGG GTACTATTGCAGGAAAGGATCAACCTCCCAAACCA AATGCTTATCCAAGGGCAGTTGTAAACCAAACTCTGCAACCCAGGATATCACAATATTCGGTGCAATGCTAGGG GGTGCTCTAAGTTTAGTGTTGTTGATCATCTACAACTTCTCTGATCAACTTCTTACCAACCGAGAGAAAAGGCAAGCCAAATCTAGGGAAGCTGCTGTAAGACATGCACGAGAGACTGTGCAAGCTCGTGAGAGGTGGAAGTCGGCTAAAGATGTAGCCAAGAAGCACGCCGGTAGCCTGCAAAATTCTCTCTCCCGCACATTCTCGCGCAAGAAGACTCTCAGGACGCATGAATCATCGAAAGGAGGTGGCGGCTGTCCAACTGAACCCACAGATGCGGATCCACCAAAAGAAACAGGAGAAATAAACCAAGCAGCAGGCTTCAATAATGTTGAAGCTGTAGGGGAAAAAAAGAAGACCAAAGGGAAACATGCCCACACTCAAAGCCAAATCTTCAAGTATGCATACGGGCAAATCGAAAAGGAGAAGGCACTGGAACTGGAGCTAGAACAGCAGCCGAATAATAACCTTACCTTTTCAGGAGTGATATCCATGGCGACCGATGAAGATATAAGGACAAGACCTAGAATTGAGATTGCTTTCAAGGATCTTACTCTAACCTTGAAGGGGAGTAAGAAGAAGCTCCTAAGGTCTGTGACCGGGAAGCTTATGCCTGGCCGGGTGGCCGCTGTCATGGGCCCGTCAGGTGCGGGGAAGACCACATTCCTTAGTGCTATCGCAGGTAAGGCTACTGGATGCGCGCCATCCGGTATGATACTCATAAATGACAGAGTAGAACCTATCCGTGCATACAAGAAAATCATCGGCTTTGTCCCGCAAGATGACATTGTCCATGGAAACTTGACTGTCCAAGAGAACCTATGGTTTAATGCAAGATGCAG GCTCCCTGCTGAGATGTCACAGGCTGAAAAAGTTCTTGTTGTGGAAAGAGTTATCGAGGCTTTGGGATTGCAACCAGTTCGCGATTCCTTGGTTGGAACTGTTGAGCAGCGTGGCATCTCTGGTGGCCAGCGTAAGCGAGTAAATGTTGGGCTAGAGATGGTCATGGAACCCTCTGTGTTGATTTTAGACGAGCCAACGTCTGGTTTGGACAGTGCTTCATCTCTGCTATTGCTTCGCGCCCTACGCCGGGAAGCTCTTGAAGGTGTCAACATCTCTATGGTGGTCCATCAACCCAG TTACACATTGTACAACATGTTTGATGATTTGATACTTCTCGCGAAAGGTGGTATGACTGTCTACCACGGGCCCGTGAAGAAAGTGGAGGAGTACTTCCAAGGTCCGGGGATTGTCGTCCCGCATCGTGTCAATCCACCGGACTACTACATAGATATCTTGGAGGGAATCGTGAAGCCAAATACGAATGCAGCAGTCAATGTCAAAGATCTCCCTCTGCGATGGATGCTGCACAACGAATACGAAGTTCCAAGAGATATGTTGCAGAGTGCTTCTGACTCGGGATCGTCGTTTAGGGAAGGAGAGGGGGGTCACACTGGCCCTGAAGCCGAATCCAAAAAATCCGTTGTTAGTGAATTGTGGGGTAATCTCAGGGACATACTTGGGCAGAAAAAGGATGAGTATGATTACAATAAATCTTCTGAAGATTTATCTAACCGGAAAACTCCTGGCATCCTTAGGCAGTACAAGTACTACCTGGGAAG ATGTGGCAAGCAAAGGCTTCGTGAATCTAGAATACAAGGAGTCGACTTTCTGATTCTGGGCCTTGCTGGTATCTGTTTAGGGACACTGGCTAAAGTGAGCGACGAGACATTTGGAGCACTTGGCTACACATACACTGTCATCGCTGTCT CCCTTCTGTGCATGATTGGTGCCCTTCGGTCATTCTCCCTGGAGAAGATACACTACTGGAGGGAAAGAGCATCAGGCATGAGCTCTTTGGCATACTTCATGTCTAAAGACACGATCGATCACTTCAACACCATTGTGAAACCTATTGTATACTTGTCCATGTTCTACTTCTTCAACAATCCGAGGTCGTCGATCTGGGAGAACTATGTGATCCTCGTTGCGGTCGTCTACTGCGTGACGGGGATCGGCTACACTTTCGCTATCTTCTTTCAGCCCGGTTCGGCACAGCTG TGGTCCGCGTTGCTTCCGGTTGTCCTAACTCTGGTTTCAACCGAGCAGAAGGGCACCGTGTTTGCCAAATTATGCTACACAAAGTGGGCTCTCGAAGCATTCGTGGTCGCAAACGTAGAGAG GTATTCAGGGGTTTGGATGATCACACGATGTGGTTCCCTAATGCAAACCGGGTATGACATCGACAACAAGATCTGGTGTATAGTCGTCCTCGCGGTGAACGGGATAGTATTCCGGTGTATAGCCTTCTTCTGCATGGTCATCTTCCAAAAGCACTGA
- the LOC124665511 gene encoding ABC transporter G family member 28-like, translating into RYADDDGNLTVQENLWFNARCRLPAEMSQAEKVLVVERVIEALGLQPVRDSLVGTVEQRGISGGQRKRVNVGLEMVMEPSVLILDEPTSGLDSASSLLLLRALRREALEGVNISMVVHQPSYTLYNMFDDLILLAKGGMTVYHGPVKKVEEYFQGLGIVVPDRVNPPDYYIDILEGIVKPNTNAAVNVKDLPLRWMLHNEYEVPRDMLQSASDSGGPEAESKKSVVSELWGNLRDILGQKKDEYDYNKSSEDLSNRKTPGILRQYKYYLGRCGKQRLRESRIQGVDFLILGLAGICLGTLAKVSDETFGALGYTYTVIAVSLLCMIGALRSFSLEKIHYWRERASGMSSLAYFMSKDTIDHFNTIVKPIVYLSMFYFFNNPRSSIWENYVILVAVVYCVTGIGYTFAIFFQPGSAQLWSALLPVVLTLVSTEQKGTVFAKLCYTKWALEAFVVANVERYSGVWMITRCGSLMQTGYDIDNKIWCIVVLAVNGIVFRCIAFFCMVIFQKH; encoded by the exons cgctacgccgacgatgatggaaacTTGACTGTCCAAGAGAACCTATGGTTTAATGCAAGATGCAG GCTCCCTGCTGAGATGTCACAGGCTGAAAAAGTTCTTGTTGTGGAAAGAGTTATCGAGGCTTTGGGATTGCAACCAGTTCGCGATTCCTTGGTTGGAACTGTTGAGCAGCGTGGCATCTCTGGTGGCCAGCGTAAGCGAGTAAATGTTGGGCTAGAGATGGTCATGGAACCCTCTGTGTTGATTTTAGACGAGCCAACGTCTGGTTTGGACAGTGCTTCATCTCTGCTATTGCTTCGCGCCCTACGCCGGGAAGCTCTTGAAGGTGTCAACATCTCTATGGTGGTCCATCAACCCAG TTACACATTGTACAACATGTTTGATGATTTGATACTTCTCGCGAAAGGTGGTATGACTGTCTACCACGGGCCCGTGAAGAAAGTGGAGGAGTACTTCCAAGGTCTGGGGATTGTCGTCCCAGATCGTGTCAATCCACCGGACTACTACATAGATATCTTGGAGGGAATCGTGAAGCCAAATACGAATGCAGCAGTCAATGTCAAAGATCTCCCTCTGCGATGGATGCTGCACAACGAATACGAAGTTCCAAGAGATATGTTGCAGAGTGCTTCTGACTCGGG TGGCCCTGAAGCCGAATCCAAAAAATCCGTTGTTAGTGAATTGTGGGGTAATCTCAGGGACATACTTGGGCAGAAAAAGGATGAGTATGATTACAATAAATCTTCTGAAGATTTATCTAACCGGAAAACTCCTGGCATCCTTAGGCAGTACAAGTACTACCTGGGAAG ATGTGGCAAGCAAAGGCTTCGTGAATCTAGAATACAAGGAGTCGACTTTCTGATTCTGGGCCTTGCTGGTATCTGTTTAGGGACACTGGCTAAAGTGAGCGACGAGACATTTGGAGCACTTGGCTACACATACACTGTCATCGCTGTCT CCCTTCTGTGCATGATTGGTGCCCTTCGGTCATTCTCCCTGGAGAAGATACACTACTGGAGGGAAAGAGCATCAGGCATGAGCTCTTTGGCATACTTCATGTCTAAAGACACGATCGATCACTTCAACACCATTGTGAAACCTATTGTATACTTGTCCATGTTCTACTTCTTCAACAATCCGAGGTCGTCGATCTGGGAGAACTATGTGATCCTCGTTGCGGTCGTCTACTGCGTGACGGGGATCGGCTACACTTTCGCTATCTTCTTTCAGCCCGGTTCGGCACAGCTG TGGTCCGCGTTGCTTCCGGTTGTCCTAACTCTGGTTTCAACCGAGCAGAAGGGCACCGTGTTTGCCAAATTATGCTACACAAAGTGGGCTCTCGAAGCATTCGTGGTCGCAAACGTAGAGAG GTATTCAGGGGTTTGGATGATCACACGATGTGGTTCCCTAATGCAAACCGGGTATGACATCGACAACAAGATCTGGTGTATAGTCGTCCTCGCGGTGAACGGGATAGTATTCCGGTGTATAGCCTTCTTCTGCATGGTCATCTTCCAAAAGCACTGA